Proteins encoded together in one Chelonoidis abingdonii isolate Lonesome George chromosome 1, CheloAbing_2.0, whole genome shotgun sequence window:
- the MRPS6 gene encoding small ribosomal subunit protein bS6m isoform X2: protein MWIKHRPEMASALKRTIEALMERGAVVRNLENLGERSLPYKISKHNQDHRRGGYFLVDFDGPSTIVSTMLDHLGRDVDVIRPTFLKHPVPKTEECSGIIPVNYEDKLYTKKK, encoded by the exons cctgagATGGCTTCTGCACTGAAGCGCACAATAGAGGCTTTGATGGAGAGAGGAGCAGTTGTGAGGAACTTGGAAAACCTGGGAGAAAGATCACTGCCATATAAAATCTCCAAGCATAATCAAGATCACAGAAGAGGAGG ATATTTTTTGGTAGACTTTGATGGCCCATCCACGATTGTTTCAACGATGTTGGACCATTTAGGACGTGATGTTGATGTAATTAGACCAACTTTTTTAAAGCATCCAGTACCAAAGACAGAAGAATGTAGTGGCATAATCCCAGTCAACTACGAAGATAAACTATATACCAAGAAAAAATGA
- the MRPS6 gene encoding small ribosomal subunit protein bS6m isoform X3, protein MQRPEMASALKRTIEALMERGAVVRNLENLGERSLPYKISKHNQDHRRGGYFLVDFDGPSTIVSTMLDHLGRDVDVIRPTFLKHPVPKTEECSGIIPVNYEDKLYTKKK, encoded by the exons cctgagATGGCTTCTGCACTGAAGCGCACAATAGAGGCTTTGATGGAGAGAGGAGCAGTTGTGAGGAACTTGGAAAACCTGGGAGAAAGATCACTGCCATATAAAATCTCCAAGCATAATCAAGATCACAGAAGAGGAGG ATATTTTTTGGTAGACTTTGATGGCCCATCCACGATTGTTTCAACGATGTTGGACCATTTAGGACGTGATGTTGATGTAATTAGACCAACTTTTTTAAAGCATCCAGTACCAAAGACAGAAGAATGTAGTGGCATAATCCCAGTCAACTACGAAGATAAACTATATACCAAGAAAAAATGA